AGTGAGTCATGTAAATGTAATACTGCCTATCCCCAGTGGCAGAGACATCAGATATGTAGACAGTTAAGAGGTCATACATGTAGAATGGTTCTCAAGTGAAGTCTCCCCCCTCAGAAAGACACAAGGATTTTTTCACTAGTGTTTTTTCcatcatttatcatcatatGACATGCATCAACTTTTTGCGTTTGAGGGGCATTTGTAAGATATGTCATTTTTCAGAACgttttgaaaatgaactaaCATTTTTAACAGAATTTGAAGAAGCAAATCTGTTATTATATCAAAGTTGTCTATGAATGAGACCCTTACCCCAACGTTTCTCATCAGCAGCCCTTTTCATACAGAAACGCAGCATTATCTCCACAGCAGAGGTTTGACAATTTTTTTGCTccaaattacataattacataattacataatcacatCAGTAAACGGGACCCTGTCTGCCTCTCCCACTCGAggggagggatgctgtttttaTGAGGAAAGTTCATTGAAGTCTCTGTTGGAAGGGCTGGATGTTGCAGTGATATTTTTCAAGACAGTAACTACACAGAATGGGTATAATAAATAGCAATTTGTGCTGGAAATTTCAGAAATACAGGCACTTTCTTACACTGCATCTGGGAATGTCAAGTTGTACAGCCCTTCTGGAGGACAGTTGTGGAATATGTGAGCAACTAGCTGGGAAAGATTTTACCTTCATTAGCAACATTATGTTTACTAGGGGACAGAACCGAAATACACAACATTTCGGAGAGAGAATTTTCAGTGATCATGGTAAGCACCACACTGGCCACTAGGATAATACCTAGGCACTGGAAAATGTCTTAATGTCCTGAACCACAAGAATGGACAGATAAGAAATTTACAGCTTCTTATGAGCATGTGCTTAACTGGATGAGTGATGGACCAATGGAAAAGCGCTaatgtgggatttttttgtgGACTCATCACACTGCCAGATAAACCAGCTGTTTGAACACTGCCACATGTTgtaacatgtgttttttttaagctatgTTTATACTAGCGTGTTCTTAGcacttctgttttgtatttatttacctgacgatgtttgttttcctcaatTAACCACTGATGCTATGTACATGATAAGTAACAATGTTTGCCTCATGAAGTGAATGGTTTTACTGTCATAgaccaaagacaaaaacaataaatacttGAGTTACCAACAACAGGaagtaactacaacaacacaagagTGAAAGCAGACAAACAATTGGTgggttaaagttttttgccaggGACAGACTGTTTTTTGGGCAAAAATGTGACGAAGAGGTGGTAGGACAGACAGGGGTTGAGTTAGGTGAGGTTAGGCTAGGGGATATGTTGCCTTTTTGGAACTTCTTGAATGGGTCAGAATAGCCAACTTGGAAGAATTCCAAGGTTTGCTCTTCATTCCAAATCGTTATATTGATGGGAATACCAGACCTGGAAGCCGCGCCACAACTTGCCACCAGGTAGCAGTAGAATCGTCGTCTGTGTAAAAGATTTAGGACTTTGGATGTACCATTTGGAAGGTGAGGGAGTATTTAGACATTTGGATGCACTAGAGGTGTGACactacttttcaaaataattcCAAAAAGTGAATATTACTTGCTATACCTTCAAAATGTACCATAATTTTTCCTAAATAATTCCAAAAAGTGGGTATTAATTTCCATACCTTACAAATAACCCTTAATATTAATacttacattttcataaattaaGGATTCAAGTAACCCTAACCtctcccccatgtgtatatagtctctgtcttcccttGTCATTGTCGCTAGAATAGTTTGTTCGTCTCGTCGGTTACTCCAGGCCCTTCCACAGGGTTGACCCCTTCCTTGCCTTGAAACCTAAAGGGTTAGGTAAGGAAAGATTGGGTCTTAAATCGCCACGGTTGTGGGTCCAGTGCACTGGCACAGATGTCTGCCCAAAGTCGCACAATTCCACACCACCCATGGTAAAGAGATGGTGTGTAAGATTGTGCGTCTGTTTAGATCTATTTAAGTGCCTGTAAAAAATACCATTGTGAATACAGTTTGTGCATTGTTTCACCACAATTTTAAATTTTGcttaattttttcattttattatattttctttttaggcctgctgctcagcctgtgaggtttgaggagcagcaggataagaggaggaaaacacactcTGAGTCATGGAAGGAGGACCCCTGCTGGATTGCGTTGGTTGGAGTCTCCTGACTCCAGCCCTGGTGTTCAGGACAGGTAAGTGACAGGTAAGTGTTTTAATCccaatttgtttatttatttatttatttatttatttatttttgtggtgGAACAATGCGTGGCAATAGAGGCAAGTACACAATCATACATCGTtgtatttttaagattttattgcATCTCTGAAAAGGCATTAAGATGgtcacaaacagctttttttctttttgtttcaggcTCGGGCGGTGGCTGAGGGCACCTAATATCTCTGTTTTTCTATGTTGCAACCTCTCCCGTCATCCGTGTTTGTCCCCCATCCATGGTGCACCGGTCTGCTCACCTGTGGAATTGGGGCTTTTGAAAATTGGTTAATTTTGGTGCCCCTGGGGTGCCAGTTGGTCCATGGGTACCCCTTTCCGGAACCGCGGTTGGTGGGGTGGGATGCTAATTTAGCATGAGTAATTAGCTTTTCTAGCCCCACCTCCACAGCCTGTAGCTCGCCGTGGGTGAGTGGGGAGGCCGGGGAGGCCTGGGGCATGGGCTCAACAGAAATGCTTTTAGTGGTGGGGTCAGAGGAGGTGGTGTTTACCAAGAGGTTAGCATTGTTATGCTTGACATGCCTCAATCTCATCATTTTATCCCCAGCCACCTGCTGTAGTGTCTTTGAGCCCAGTGTTTGCTCCGATGGAGGTTTCAAAGCATTCCCCGGTCCCGCCACACACCCTGCGGAAGAAAGATGGAGGTTAGAGGCTGCAGAGGTGGAGCAGCCATCATCTGTCCTGGCAGATTGGAATGACTGTGGGGGGTGTATGTAGTTTGGCTCGACGGAGCTTCCatctgatgatggtgatggtggacTTTGAGACCGTTTTTGGTCTGTCCGTTTTGGGCTCCGTCTGCCAGTGGGGgagggaaaggaagaggagggttGGGTAGGATGAGATTTTGAGAGGGAAACCGAATTAGGAGGGGAAAGAGGGGATCCAGCCTGGGGAGCAGAGGCAGCCACCTGTTGTACTGCAACTGCAGGTAGTGGCTCCTGTCTGCTCCCCAGGCTCAATCCCGGGGGGCTGTCCTCCACCAGGGATCTCGGGGAGGTGGTGGCTGATGCGGAGTCAGATATATAAGAATCATCAGAGTTTTCTGATGCACACCGCAAAAGGGCTTCGGCCTCCCCCACAGCAGTGTGGTGCAGCCTGGCTTTAAAGCGTTTTTTAGCCCAATTAACTGCTATGGGGAAAGCCACATCATCATAGGGTAGGGCACTGAGGGACATGGTTATGTTAAGATAGTGCTCCTCCATTATCTTGAGGGTGTTCTTTAGCCAGGACTCTGTGTTAGCAGATATGGCCTGCCTGACCGCATCTGTGGGGGAAGAGGGTTTAATGAAGGCTGTGAGCTTGGCAACATGTTTTGTCATGCCTTTAGGCGGTGTAGAAGTAGCTATGGCTGCATCAATGATGTTGTTATGATGTATAGCTTGAATTAGCTTAAAATAGCCTTTAGCTAGCTGCCTGGTCTGCTCactgggggggtgggggtgggggaggaagggggtgTGGGGTGTCCTATGTGTGGGGGTGTTGTGTGGTCTGGTCCCATCACTCGCTGCTTGGCTGAACTGGACCGCCTGCGACCTGTAAGTAAAAACCATGCTGTCAGTTTGTGAGGCCTACCTGCTGCAGAAAGCCTGGTGGCTCTGCAGGCCGCAATCCTGGGCCTTGGCTGGTGCTGTTGAGGCCTGTTGCCTGGATCCTCGACCTGGATGGATGAAGGTGGAATACTTCCAATGTGGTGGGTTAATGTAGTCTGCAGTGTTCAGCTCAAAAAACCAGAAAGTAATTGTCCGTTTTCTTCAATTTGGTCTGTCCAAGCGAGTATTTTTCAGGCTATGGTGGTGTTAGCTAGCAGGCCCGAGGTGGTTTGGCTCTCACAAAGACATTCTACGATTAAaatttaaactttattgttAAAAACAATCTATTAAAAAACAATCTACTGTAGCCTGGTGGCTTA
This sequence is a window from Acanthopagrus latus isolate v.2019 chromosome 8, fAcaLat1.1, whole genome shotgun sequence. Protein-coding genes within it:
- the LOC119024559 gene encoding uncharacterized protein LOC119024559 produces the protein MTKHVAKLTAFIKPSSPTDAVRQAISANTESWLKNTLKIMEEHYLNITMSLSALPYDDVAFPIAVNWAKKRFKARLHHTAVGEAEALLRCASENSDDSYISDSASATTSPRSLVEDSPPGLSLGSRQEPLPAVAVQQVAASAPQAGSPLSPPNSVSLSKSHPTQPSSSFPSPTGRRSPKRTDQKRSQSPPSPSSDGSSVEPNYIHPPQSFQSARTDDGCSTSAASNLHLSSAGCVAGPGNALKPPSEQTLGSKTLQQVAGDKMMRLRHVKHNNANLLVNTTSSDPTTKSISVEPMPQASPASPLTHGELQAVEVGLEKLITHAKLASHPTNRGSGKGYPWTNWHPRGTKINQFSKAPIPQVSRPVHHGWGTNTDDGRGCNIEKQRY